From Xenopus laevis strain J_2021 chromosome 7L, Xenopus_laevis_v10.1, whole genome shotgun sequence, one genomic window encodes:
- the LOC108696876 gene encoding toll/interleukin-1 receptor domain-containing adapter protein, which produces MWPFAFLQTDFHMDGTQLKMGSMFERFKLKFKKDQQKPGRSPKPDTSPKISPSPGSHSSSDWRPHSQISWPGHCKRWSRRYDAYIRHSERDSDYAIELLHYLEAQPEDLRCFVPMRDLAWGSPIPSEICNSLGNSHCWIMLLTPQFLDDDWCLYHMHQALAESPLSEGRIIPVMINLEMSQYPLVLRFMQAIKSQSCDASVFCKIRDSIYNYMITNLQTNDPTMERQAASSNNVHESSDETHKSCSSTMESKFQAEEYSSRIQEANRRTDSSR; this is translated from the exons AGCGGTTCAAACTAAAATTTAAGAAGGATCAGCAGAAACCAGGCAGATCTCCCAAACCTGACACCTCTCCTAAAATCTCCCCTTCCCCTGGAAGTCACAGCAGCAGTGACTGGCGGCCACATTCCCAAATCTCCTGGCCTGGACACTGCAAGCGTTGGTCACGTCGTTACGATGCTTATATCCGCCATAGTGAGAGAGACTCTGATTACGCTATAGAATTGCTTCATTATTTGGAGGCTCAGCCGGAGGATCTGCGATGTTTCGTGCCCATGAGAGACTTGGCATGGGGGAGCCCTATCCCCTCGGAGATTTGCAACAGTTTGGGGAACAGTCACTGCTGGATAATGCTGCTCACTCCGCAGTTCCTCGATGATGACTGGTGTCTATATCACATGCACCAAGCTCTGGCGGAATCACCTCTTTCTGAAGGCCGAATCATTCCTGTAATGATAAACCTGGAAATGTCTCAATATCCATTGGTGCTGAGGTTTATGCAGGCCATCAAGTCCCAGTCATGTGATGCCAGTGTGTTTTGTAAAATAAGGGACAGCATTTACAACT atATGATAACAAACCTGCAGACTAATGACCCTACAATGGAGAGGCAAGCTGCGTCAAGCAATAACGTTCATGAAAGTAGCGATGAGACGCATAAATCCTGCAGCAGCACAATGGAAAGCAAATTTCAGGCAGAAGAATACAGCAGTAGGATCCAGGAAGCTAACCGAAGAACTGACTCCTCAagataa